Proteins encoded by one window of Apus apus isolate bApuApu2 chromosome 15, bApuApu2.pri.cur, whole genome shotgun sequence:
- the OCSTAMP gene encoding osteoclast stimulatory transmembrane protein, producing MENFQARLGHHFATGMRARDYCDDFLLPKVHRTMSDLWLVYSKPVPANGRERGTLFLQCSCVTAVMGGLFYNWMFASLEYSWHFSVAMATSFSLLLLLTLFLVHPARCVFSMIMPTLGTKQGRKLLLSTCIMIAVVNLTPNILSNIKTILQLISCICKNSSESLLNSTALLGTASWEFGSVIQENIDSINIHRPMNGHFQFSLLTNSSLIYQQLHLAGEKIGRDFLAVEVLVKDSVRVGNKLVAGFSMLYLCFESSWYLKNYLTNLRFDNFYVTKKLERLAADRKASHLLVGSSKNLLRPTGLKLSREEALLCLVQSMLLTVALLLLLLLVAMDHLAFRVADTAVRKAAQFSAVPVALSIKYRAEISILPSTLKLFGLSSHLSPWDFERSYHHYLNFSSAHCRISPPAPPNPSVLLVLGLLFCILYATTFLGTYARRLCRKIASSFFEGWEEKRALYLYKKLSKKHKKEQNCVRK from the exons ATGGAGAATTTTCAAGCAAGACTGGGGCACCACTTTGCCACTGG GATGAGAGCCCGTGACTACTGTGACGACTTTCTGCTCCCAAAGGTGCACAGGACCATGTCAGACCTGTGGTTGGTTTACTCCAAGCCTGTCCCAGCAAATGGCAGAGAACGGGGGACCTTGTTTCTGCAGTGCTCCTGCGTTACAGCCGTGATGGGAGGCCTCTTCTACAACTGGATGTTTGCATCCCTGGAGTATTCCTGGCATTTCTCTGTTGCAATGGCCACCTCTTTCAGTCTGCTTCTTCTCCTGACCCTTTTCTTGGTGCATCCTGCCCGCTGTGTCTTCAGTATGATCATGCCTACGTTAGGTACCAAGCAAGGCCGGAAGCTCCTCTTGTCGACCTGCATCATGATAGCAGTGGTGAACTTGACACCCAACATCTTAAGCAACATTAAAACCATCCTGCAGCTTATCAGTTGCATCTGCAAGAATTCCTCTGAGAGTCTTTTGAACTCAACTGCTCTGCTAGGGACAGCTTCCTGGGAGTTTGGGAGTGTAATCCAAGAAAACATTGATTCCATTAATATTCACAGGCCTATGAATGGTCATTTTCAGTTCTCACTGCTTACGAACAGCTCCTTGATTTACCAGCAACTGCACCTTGCTGGTGAGAAAattgggagggactttttggCTGTTGAGGTACTGGTGAAAGACTCTGTACGAGTAGGCAACAAGCTGGTTGCTGGCTTCTCTATGCTCTACCTCTGCTTTGAGTCCAGCTGGTATTTGAAAAACTACCTCACCAACCTCCGCTTTGACAATTTTTACGTCACCAAGAAGCTGGAGCGTTTAGCTGCGGACAGAAAAGCATCTCATCTGCTGGTGGGCTCATCCAAAAACCTCCTTCGACCGACAGGCTTGAAGTTGTCCCGGGAAGAAGCGTTGCTGTGCCTTGTGCAGTCCATGCTCCTCACcgtggccctgctgctgctgctgctgctggtggccatgGACCACCTGGCGTTCCGTGTGGCCGACACGGCGGTGAGGAAGGCTGCTCAGTTCTCTGCAGTGCCCGTTGCTCTCAGCATCAAGTACAGA GCTGAAATAAGTATCCTGCCCTCTACTTTGAAGCTTTTCGGGCTTTCTTCTCATTTATCACCTTGGGACTTTGAAAGAAGTTACCACCATTATCTGAACTTCAGCTCTGCCCACTGCAGGATcagccccccagcacctcccaacCCTTCTGTGCTGCTTGTCCTGGGGCTGCTCTTCTGCATCCTCTATGCCACCACATTCCTGGGAACCTATGCCCGCCGCCTATGCAGAAAGATTGCAAGCTCCTTCTTtgaggggtgggaggagaagcGAGCACTTTACCTCTACAAGAAGCTGTCCAAGAAGCACAAGAAGGAGCAAAACTGTGTGAGAAAATAA